One part of the Sulfuriferula thiophila genome encodes these proteins:
- a CDS encoding GDP-mannose 4,6-dehydratase — protein sequence MNKTALITGITGQDGSYLAEFLLSKGYRVIGAIRTGRSAEDLPPFLMSSSVELVEWSMLEQFHMMEVLAEYRPTEIYNFAAYSSGAGMFDDSVGIGEVNGIAVARILEAIRTVDTRIRFCQASSSELFGEALESPQSEITPFRPRTPYGAAKLYAHSMIRIYRQHYGLFGCSAILFNHESPRRGLGFVTRKITHEAVKIKLGLATELRLGNLDARRDWGFAGDYVRAMWLMLQQLHADDYVVATGETHSVRELCEIAFERLGLDYRDYVKEDAVWYRPVEAVQLVGCSTNAKNQLGWVPEVRFREMVSMMVDADLQLLTQN from the coding sequence ATGAATAAGACTGCGCTAATTACTGGGATCACAGGTCAGGATGGCTCGTACTTGGCTGAGTTTTTACTCAGCAAAGGTTATCGTGTTATTGGTGCGATTAGAACAGGGCGGTCTGCAGAAGACCTTCCTCCATTTCTAATGAGTAGTAGTGTGGAACTAGTTGAGTGGAGCATGTTGGAGCAATTCCACATGATGGAGGTGTTGGCAGAATATCGCCCAACCGAAATATATAATTTCGCAGCTTATTCATCAGGTGCGGGTATGTTTGATGACTCTGTTGGGATCGGTGAGGTTAATGGCATTGCAGTTGCTCGTATATTGGAGGCTATTCGTACTGTAGATACACGTATCCGTTTTTGTCAGGCATCAAGCAGCGAACTTTTTGGTGAAGCATTAGAAAGCCCACAGTCGGAAATAACACCATTTCGCCCCCGTACTCCTTATGGCGCAGCAAAGTTATATGCGCATTCAATGATTCGGATTTATCGTCAGCATTATGGTTTGTTTGGGTGTTCTGCGATTTTGTTTAATCATGAAAGCCCCCGTCGTGGATTAGGTTTCGTGACCAGAAAAATTACGCATGAGGCAGTAAAAATCAAGCTGGGTCTGGCCACTGAGCTTCGTCTTGGGAATCTTGATGCTCGTCGGGATTGGGGTTTTGCGGGGGATTACGTACGTGCGATGTGGTTGATGTTACAGCAATTACATGCGGATGATTATGTTGTGGCTACTGGTGAAACGCATTCGGTTCGTGAGTTGTGCGAAATTGCATTTGAACGGCTTGGGTTGGATTATCGTGATTATGTGAAAGAGGATGCTGTTTGGTATCGCCCTGTTGAGGCCGTGCAATTGGTGGGTTGTTCCACAAATGCCAAAAATCAATTGGGCTGGGTGCCTGAAGTAAGGTTTCGTGAGATGGTGAGTATGATGGTGGATGCTGATCTGCAATTACTCACTCAAAATTAA
- a CDS encoding type II toxin-antitoxin system VapC family toxin codes for MRVVDTCGWIEWLTDGALAENFAPFLIDNANLIVPTLVQFELYKWCMRERDEAVALDIIGITESCLVRPLDTRIALSAADLSVRYKLAMADAVVYASAIAADAQLYTSDAHFAGLPGVCYWQKMA; via the coding sequence ATGCGGGTTGTTGATACTTGCGGCTGGATAGAGTGGTTGACTGACGGGGCATTGGCGGAGAATTTCGCTCCTTTTCTGATTGATAATGCCAATTTGATTGTGCCAACATTGGTGCAATTCGAACTTTATAAATGGTGTATGCGCGAAAGGGATGAGGCTGTTGCGTTAGACATCATTGGCATTACCGAGAGTTGTCTGGTGCGGCCACTTGATACACGTATAGCGTTGTCGGCGGCAGATTTGTCTGTGCGATATAAATTGGCTATGGCTGATGCAGTGGTCTATGCCAGTGCGATTGCTGCTGATGCGCAATTATATACATCTGATGCTCATTTCGCTGGATTGCCAGGCGTATGTTATTGGCAAAAAATGGCTTAG
- a CDS encoding sugar transferase encodes MYIKLFKPLLDKIGALVLLTLLLPVIMLTALAIFMTMGRPVVFRQLRPGLHGQIFPIYKFRTMTDERNVNGALLPDDMRLKGVGKLIRSLSLDELPQLINVLKGDMSFIGPRPLLVEYLPLYSATQYRRHEVKPGISGWAQINGRNALSWDEKFKLDVWYVDHLSFALDMRIAWMTVLRVIRPQGVSQSGHVTMPKFTGKQTNDDEPA; translated from the coding sequence GTGTATATCAAACTTTTCAAACCCCTGCTGGACAAAATTGGCGCGTTGGTGTTGTTGACCTTGCTGTTGCCAGTGATCATGCTGACGGCACTGGCAATCTTCATGACGATGGGACGACCTGTGGTGTTCCGTCAGTTGCGACCAGGTTTGCACGGGCAGATTTTCCCTATCTATAAATTCCGTACCATGACTGATGAGCGCAATGTTAACGGCGCCCTGCTGCCGGATGATATGCGGTTGAAAGGCGTGGGCAAGCTGATACGCTCGCTGAGTCTGGACGAACTGCCACAGTTGATTAATGTACTGAAAGGCGACATGAGCTTTATCGGCCCGCGCCCGTTGCTGGTTGAGTATTTGCCGTTATATAGTGCAACGCAGTATCGTCGTCATGAGGTAAAACCGGGTATTTCCGGTTGGGCACAAATCAATGGGCGTAACGCGTTGAGCTGGGATGAAAAATTTAAACTTGATGTGTGGTATGTTGATCATTTGTCCTTTGCGCTGGATATGCGGATTGCATGGATGACAGTGTTGCGGGTGATACGCCCGCAAGGGGTGAGTCAGTCGGGTCATGTGACGATGCCAAAATTTACTGGGAAGCAGACTAATGACGATGAACCAGCCTGA
- a CDS encoding glycosyltransferase family 2 protein — protein MIELQLVNNEFPKLSICIATYNRGRFIGETLDSILGQMEPGVELVVVDGASPDSTPEVMVQYMARYPEIRYYREQENSGIDRDYDKAVGYARGEYCWLMTDDDLMHSGAIFRVLESLNDNHELVVVNSEVRNVDFSTVLEEGFLKFTDDRVYSSVAGEKFFSEVANYLSFIGGVVIKRSLWQERDRSSYYGTLFIHVGVIFQQPPIVRAKVIAEPLIMIRYGNAMWTPRGFEIWMFKWPELIWSFTDFSNEAKISVCPREPWRRGRLLFFYRAIGGYTITEYRRLLAAGANGMSRAVFFGIAVFPATIANFIAGLYCVFVNRKARTALDSISRSQHASWMSRILAKFL, from the coding sequence ATGATTGAATTGCAATTGGTTAATAATGAATTTCCGAAACTGTCGATCTGTATTGCAACATACAACAGAGGGCGATTCATCGGTGAAACACTGGATTCCATTCTCGGGCAGATGGAACCTGGTGTTGAACTTGTGGTTGTTGATGGCGCATCACCAGACTCTACTCCAGAGGTGATGGTGCAATATATGGCACGTTATCCTGAAATTCGTTATTACCGAGAGCAGGAAAACTCAGGGATTGATCGCGACTATGACAAGGCAGTAGGTTATGCGCGGGGCGAATACTGCTGGTTAATGACGGATGATGATTTAATGCATTCTGGCGCGATTTTTCGCGTACTTGAGTCGCTGAATGACAATCATGAACTTGTCGTGGTGAATTCGGAAGTAAGAAATGTGGATTTTTCAACCGTGCTTGAAGAAGGTTTTCTTAAGTTTACTGATGATAGGGTGTACTCGTCGGTAGCTGGGGAAAAGTTTTTCTCGGAAGTGGCAAATTATCTTTCGTTCATTGGTGGCGTTGTGATTAAACGTAGCTTATGGCAAGAGCGTGACCGTTCATCTTATTACGGAACATTGTTTATTCATGTTGGTGTGATTTTTCAGCAACCTCCTATAGTGAGAGCCAAGGTTATAGCTGAGCCGTTAATCATGATTCGCTATGGTAATGCGATGTGGACGCCGCGTGGTTTTGAGATTTGGATGTTTAAATGGCCAGAATTGATTTGGTCTTTCACGGATTTTTCAAATGAGGCCAAAATATCAGTTTGCCCACGTGAACCGTGGCGGCGGGGGCGGCTATTGTTTTTCTATCGGGCTATAGGGGGATACACCATAACCGAGTACCGTCGCCTATTGGCTGCCGGGGCAAATGGTATGTCTCGTGCCGTATTTTTTGGCATTGCAGTTTTCCCAGCGACAATAGCAAATTTTATTGCTGGGCTGTACTGTGTTTTCGTGAATAGAAAGGCTCGTACGGCATTGGATAGTATTTCTCGTAGCCAGCATGCCAGTTGGATGAGCCGGATTTTGGCCAAATTTCTCTGA
- a CDS encoding glycosyltransferase family 2 protein, translating to MTLQTSKLGAVTILLSTYNGGKFLQQQLDTLYQQTYPNIRMLVRDDGSSDSTKNVLGVEQLEGRVDVLESQNNLGPALSFFELLRQAALTDTAYVAFCDQDDVWQPEKITQAVSALSVVANERPAMYCTRVELVDEHLVHISFGDVPRKIGFGNALVENIATGCTIVLNRKAIDLLCENLPSSPQMHDWWCYLVLSCFGEVIFDPAATIKYRQHGNNTIGVATNIMARYGRRFRRFFGRGKQRAWCSDHAMTFLKIYGNRIPPPERHVIDHFIAAKSSFWSRLKLVFSREVWRQKLIDNLILRILILINRI from the coding sequence ATGACGTTACAAACCAGTAAGCTAGGTGCGGTTACGATATTGCTCTCAACCTACAATGGGGGCAAATTCCTTCAGCAACAGTTAGATACGTTATATCAACAAACTTATCCGAATATCAGGATGCTGGTCAGGGATGATGGCTCGTCCGATTCGACAAAAAATGTATTAGGCGTTGAGCAATTAGAGGGCCGCGTTGATGTATTGGAATCGCAAAATAATTTAGGCCCTGCTTTGAGCTTTTTTGAGTTGCTGCGGCAAGCGGCCTTAACTGATACTGCCTATGTTGCCTTTTGTGATCAGGATGATGTTTGGCAGCCTGAGAAAATTACCCAAGCAGTTTCGGCTTTGAGTGTGGTTGCGAATGAGCGCCCAGCCATGTATTGCACCAGGGTCGAGTTGGTTGATGAGCATTTAGTACATATCAGTTTCGGTGATGTTCCCAGAAAGATCGGGTTTGGTAATGCATTGGTTGAGAATATTGCTACCGGTTGTACGATAGTACTGAATCGTAAAGCAATTGATCTGCTTTGTGAGAATTTGCCAAGTAGCCCACAGATGCATGATTGGTGGTGTTATTTGGTGCTGTCGTGCTTTGGTGAGGTTATTTTTGATCCGGCAGCCACGATTAAATATCGCCAGCATGGCAATAATACGATTGGCGTGGCGACTAATATCATGGCTCGATATGGCAGAAGGTTCCGAAGATTTTTCGGCAGAGGTAAGCAGCGAGCTTGGTGTAGCGACCATGCTATGACGTTCCTCAAAATTTATGGAAACCGAATTCCTCCGCCTGAAAGGCATGTTATTGATCATTTCATCGCTGCCAAATCTTCGTTTTGGTCGCGTTTGAAATTAGTGTTCTCCAGAGAAGTTTGGCGGCAAAAATTGATTGATAATTTGATTTTGCGAATATTGATATTGATTAATCGAATTTAG
- the ovoA gene encoding 5-histidylcysteine sulfoxide synthase, translated as MDLVHTSLFPRTPLLNGADVEVTRSAIRDYFHATFTRYEQLFETLACDAAYFEKSISLRHPLIFYFGHTATFFINKLLLAGLVTERINPQFESMFAVGVDEMSWDDLNDKHYPWPTVAEVQAYRDQVRAVVDAVIANAPLTLPIDWQHPWWTIVMGIEHERIHLETSSVLIRQQRLEWVHPHPAWAACKLSGEPPRNELVSIAAGTVRLGKDRADGVYGWDNEYGEHVADVDEFQTSRYLVTNREFLEFVEANGYRTDVWWDEEGLGWRQFSRAQQPTFWQRDGDGWQLRLMTELVTMPWDWPVEVNYHEAKAFCNWKAAQSGQAVRLPTEDEWYRLYDTSGVVEVPADAPASANLHLDHWASACPVTQFAQGELYDVVGNVWQWTETPIYPFPGFEVHPIYDDFTTPTFDGRHNLIKGGSFIACGNESRRDARYAFRRHFFQHAGFRYVVSDVAATAPNVYYESDKQLSEYAEFHYGDEYYGVANFPKALAQIAIAAMVDKPARKALDLGCATGRATFELARQFDEVVGVDFSARFINLGVQLAQTGSIRYTLVDEGELVSYKTRDLATLGLAEVRNKVQFMQGDACNLKPILTGFDLILAANLIDRLYDPAQFLSVVHERLNLGGVLLIASPYTWLEEHTPRQDWVGGYKKDGENFTTLDGLKAMLGEHFRLVAAPQDVPFVIRETRRKFQHTLSEVTLWERVK; from the coding sequence GTGGACTTAGTACACACTTCTTTATTTCCACGTACGCCGCTGCTCAATGGCGCTGACGTGGAAGTTACCCGTTCTGCCATCCGCGATTATTTTCATGCGACCTTTACCCGCTATGAGCAACTGTTTGAGACGCTGGCATGCGATGCGGCTTATTTCGAGAAATCGATCAGTCTGCGTCATCCGCTGATTTTCTATTTTGGCCATACTGCGACCTTTTTTATCAATAAGCTGTTGCTGGCCGGGCTGGTGACAGAGCGCATTAACCCGCAATTCGAATCCATGTTCGCAGTGGGTGTGGACGAAATGAGCTGGGATGATCTTAATGACAAGCATTATCCCTGGCCGACTGTCGCCGAAGTACAGGCGTACCGGGATCAGGTGCGCGCGGTGGTGGATGCGGTGATTGCAAATGCGCCGCTGACCTTGCCAATAGACTGGCAGCATCCGTGGTGGACGATAGTGATGGGGATAGAGCACGAGCGCATCCATCTGGAGACGTCGTCGGTATTGATACGCCAGCAGCGGCTGGAATGGGTGCATCCGCATCCGGCGTGGGCAGCGTGCAAGTTGAGCGGTGAGCCTCCGCGCAACGAGTTGGTAAGCATCGCTGCTGGCACGGTGCGCTTAGGGAAAGACCGCGCCGATGGTGTGTATGGCTGGGATAACGAATACGGCGAACATGTGGCTGACGTTGACGAGTTTCAGACGAGTCGCTATTTGGTGACTAATCGCGAATTTCTGGAGTTTGTTGAGGCTAATGGTTACCGCACCGATGTCTGGTGGGATGAGGAAGGGCTTGGCTGGCGCCAGTTCAGCCGCGCGCAACAGCCGACTTTCTGGCAGCGTGATGGTGATGGCTGGCAATTGCGCCTGATGACAGAGTTAGTGACCATGCCGTGGGATTGGCCGGTCGAGGTCAATTATCACGAAGCCAAAGCGTTTTGTAACTGGAAAGCGGCGCAGAGCGGGCAAGCAGTGCGCTTGCCGACTGAGGATGAATGGTACCGTTTGTACGATACCAGTGGTGTGGTTGAAGTTCCCGCAGATGCGCCTGCATCAGCCAATCTGCATCTGGATCACTGGGCTTCAGCGTGTCCGGTTACCCAGTTCGCGCAGGGCGAGCTGTACGATGTGGTGGGTAATGTGTGGCAGTGGACGGAGACGCCGATTTATCCGTTCCCCGGATTTGAAGTGCATCCCATCTACGACGATTTCACCACGCCGACTTTTGACGGGCGGCATAATTTGATCAAGGGCGGTTCGTTCATCGCCTGCGGTAACGAGTCGCGGCGCGATGCGCGTTATGCTTTCCGCCGTCATTTCTTTCAGCATGCCGGCTTTCGTTATGTGGTCAGCGATGTAGCCGCGACGGCGCCAAATGTATATTACGAGAGCGACAAGCAGCTGTCGGAATACGCTGAATTTCATTATGGCGACGAGTATTACGGTGTCGCCAATTTCCCCAAGGCTTTGGCGCAAATTGCGATTGCGGCAATGGTGGACAAGCCGGCGCGTAAAGCACTTGATCTGGGCTGTGCGACCGGCCGGGCCACATTTGAACTAGCGCGACAGTTTGATGAAGTGGTGGGTGTGGATTTCTCCGCGCGCTTCATCAATCTGGGCGTGCAACTGGCGCAAACCGGCAGTATCCGCTACACCCTGGTGGACGAAGGCGAGCTGGTGTCGTACAAAACCCGCGATCTGGCAACGCTGGGGCTGGCTGAGGTGCGCAATAAAGTGCAGTTCATGCAGGGCGATGCGTGCAATCTCAAGCCGATTTTGACGGGATTCGATCTGATACTGGCGGCCAACCTGATTGATCGTTTATATGATCCGGCGCAGTTCCTGTCAGTTGTGCATGAACGCCTTAACCTTGGCGGGGTATTGCTGATTGCTTCGCCGTATACCTGGCTGGAGGAACATACACCACGTCAGGATTGGGTAGGTGGTTACAAGAAAGACGGCGAGAATTTCACCACGCTGGATGGTTTGAAAGCCATGCTTGGCGAGCATTTCCGCCTGGTCGCCGCGCCACAGGACGTGCCGTTTGTGATCCGTGAAACGCGACGCAAGTTCCAGCATACCCTGTCCGAAGTGACGCTGTGGGAACGTGTAAAATAA
- a CDS encoding glycosyltransferase: protein MPLKPKICFITASELTVRSFLLDQLAALSQRYDVTLIVNTDNPNFLREAGLTIRVLPVQIERKISVWRDGVALLQLVRIFSREHFAAVHSVTPKAGLLAMLAAAMCRVPVRIHTFTGQVWATRSGLARLVLKTLDTVTARLTTHLLTDSDSQRQFLIDERVTSAEKARVLGHGSISGVDIARFVPNVQHRQAVREQLDIADTDLVFVYLGRLNVDKGLLDLAAAFALAAQPNWHWLIVGPDEADMMPVIMAQCQAVVAQVHFVGRSHAPEVEMAAADVFCLPSYREGFGTVLIEAAAMGIPALASRIYGITDAVVEGETGLLHTAKAVNEIAEKMRLLATDAELRKRLGEQAMQRARRGFSQAYVTGEVVAFYARVVPAVIR, encoded by the coding sequence ATGCCCCTAAAACCCAAAATCTGTTTCATCACCGCCAGCGAGCTGACTGTGCGTTCGTTCCTGCTGGATCAGCTGGCGGCGTTAAGTCAGCGTTATGATGTGACGCTGATTGTGAATACCGATAATCCGAATTTTTTGCGCGAGGCGGGTTTGACTATTCGGGTATTGCCAGTACAGATCGAGCGTAAAATTAGTGTGTGGCGGGATGGTGTGGCGCTGTTGCAGTTGGTACGTATATTCTCGCGCGAGCATTTTGCTGCGGTGCATTCGGTAACCCCTAAGGCGGGGCTGCTGGCGATGCTGGCTGCGGCAATGTGTCGGGTGCCGGTACGTATTCATACGTTCACAGGACAGGTCTGGGCGACTCGGAGTGGTTTGGCCCGGCTGGTGCTGAAAACGCTGGATACGGTGACGGCACGGCTGACAACGCATCTATTAACGGATAGCGATTCTCAGCGTCAGTTTTTGATTGATGAGAGGGTAACTTCGGCGGAGAAGGCTCGTGTACTCGGGCATGGTTCGATCAGCGGGGTGGATATTGCCCGCTTTGTGCCGAATGTGCAGCATCGGCAAGCAGTACGTGAACAGCTAGATATCGCGGATACTGATTTGGTGTTTGTGTATCTGGGGCGGTTGAATGTTGACAAAGGACTGCTGGATTTGGCAGCGGCATTTGCACTGGCCGCACAACCTAACTGGCATTGGCTGATTGTGGGGCCGGACGAGGCCGATATGATGCCGGTGATTATGGCGCAATGTCAGGCAGTTGTGGCGCAAGTGCATTTTGTCGGGCGCAGTCACGCGCCTGAAGTGGAGATGGCGGCAGCGGATGTATTCTGCTTGCCCAGCTATCGTGAGGGCTTCGGTACGGTGCTGATAGAAGCGGCTGCGATGGGCATACCGGCTTTGGCATCACGCATCTACGGTATTACTGATGCCGTGGTTGAGGGGGAGACCGGTTTGCTGCATACGGCCAAAGCAGTCAATGAGATTGCTGAGAAGATGCGGTTGCTGGCCACCGATGCGGAATTGCGCAAGCGTTTGGGTGAGCAGGCGATGCAGCGGGCGCGGAGGGGTTTTTCTCAGGCGTATGTGACGGGCGAAGTGGTGGCGTTTTATGCGCGGGTTGTGCCTGCTGTGATTCGTTGA
- a CDS encoding acetyltransferase has protein sequence MTMNQPDICIFGASGHAKVVIDIVEREGRYRVATLFDDNVALHGQTFFGYAVSGGRDALLEQYRQGKIEAAIVAIGDNRIRAMIAAWLIAHGVPRVSCIHPGAQIGRGVRIGVGSVLMAGTVVNADTQIGNEVIINTGATVDHDNLIADAVHISPGCHLCGHVSVGQASFIGAGSVVIPNVGIGSNVVVGAGSTVLNDIDDGMRVAGSPCRAI, from the coding sequence ATGACGATGAACCAGCCTGATATTTGTATCTTTGGTGCAAGCGGTCACGCCAAGGTGGTGATTGATATTGTGGAGCGTGAAGGGCGGTATCGGGTTGCAACGTTATTTGACGATAATGTTGCTTTGCATGGTCAGACGTTCTTTGGCTATGCTGTATCAGGTGGGCGTGATGCTTTGCTGGAACAATATCGTCAGGGGAAAATCGAAGCAGCGATTGTGGCAATTGGTGATAACCGGATACGCGCCATGATTGCAGCATGGCTGATAGCGCATGGTGTACCGCGAGTGAGTTGTATTCATCCTGGTGCCCAGATTGGGCGAGGGGTGCGGATAGGCGTCGGTAGCGTGCTGATGGCAGGAACCGTGGTGAATGCCGATACGCAGATTGGCAATGAGGTCATTATTAACACCGGCGCAACAGTAGATCACGATAATCTGATTGCTGATGCGGTGCATATTTCGCCAGGCTGCCATTTGTGCGGGCACGTATCGGTGGGGCAGGCCAGTTTTATTGGGGCAGGCTCAGTAGTTATTCCCAATGTGGGCATAGGTAGTAATGTAGTAGTGGGTGCGGGCTCGACGGTGTTGAATGATATTGACGATGGCATGCGCGTAGCAGGATCGCCGTGCCGCGCTATTTAG
- a CDS encoding class I SAM-dependent methyltransferase, with protein sequence MYKKIEKCRICGNTHLECVLDLGEQMLTGVFPREKDAKVTTGPLRLVKCTGDDVCGLLQMEHSYDLGEMYGENYGYRSGLNASMVTHLNNKVKKILGQVELAEGDLVIDIGSNDSTTLQAYPSSGPILVGVDPTGIKFHSYYPAHIQLIPDFFSSALVNARFPNQKAKVITSFSMFYDLEDPMSFMQQVYDVLADDGVWVFEQSYMPTMLDMNSYDTVCHEHLEFYALHQIKWMTDRVGFRIIDVEFNDINGGSFSIMVSKANGDASIAAPVQKILDSEIEKKLDTLVPYQAFAARVAQTKRDLLKFIENAHAEGKTVAALGASTKGNVLLQYCGLTPKEVEFVGEVNAEKFGCYTPGTWIPIIPEEELLAKKPDYLIVLPWHFRRFFENNAKFAGMHLVFPLPQVEVV encoded by the coding sequence GTGTACAAAAAAATAGAAAAGTGCAGAATTTGTGGCAATACACATCTTGAATGCGTGCTCGATTTGGGTGAACAAATGTTAACAGGTGTATTCCCACGTGAGAAAGACGCAAAAGTCACAACCGGTCCGTTGCGGCTGGTCAAATGTACGGGTGACGATGTGTGTGGCTTGCTGCAGATGGAGCACTCATACGATTTAGGTGAGATGTATGGTGAGAACTATGGGTATCGCTCTGGCCTTAATGCAAGCATGGTGACACATCTCAACAATAAGGTGAAAAAAATCCTTGGGCAGGTTGAGTTGGCTGAGGGTGATCTTGTAATTGATATTGGCAGCAATGACAGCACGACGTTGCAAGCGTATCCATCTTCAGGGCCGATTTTGGTAGGTGTAGATCCGACCGGTATCAAGTTCCACAGTTATTATCCTGCACATATTCAATTAATTCCTGATTTCTTTTCTTCTGCGTTAGTGAACGCGCGTTTCCCAAATCAGAAAGCAAAGGTAATTACTTCATTCTCAATGTTCTACGATCTTGAAGATCCGATGAGTTTTATGCAGCAAGTGTATGACGTGCTCGCTGATGATGGTGTTTGGGTATTTGAGCAAAGCTATATGCCAACTATGCTCGATATGAATTCATACGATACAGTTTGTCATGAGCACCTCGAATTTTATGCGTTGCATCAGATTAAATGGATGACAGATCGGGTGGGTTTCAGGATTATTGATGTGGAATTCAATGACATCAATGGTGGCAGTTTTTCGATCATGGTGTCGAAGGCAAATGGTGATGCAAGCATTGCCGCACCAGTGCAAAAGATTCTTGATAGTGAGATTGAAAAGAAATTGGATACGCTTGTCCCATATCAAGCATTTGCTGCACGGGTGGCTCAAACAAAGCGTGATTTATTGAAATTTATTGAAAATGCACACGCAGAGGGTAAAACTGTTGCTGCACTAGGTGCATCAACCAAGGGTAACGTGTTGTTGCAATATTGCGGATTAACCCCAAAAGAGGTTGAGTTTGTAGGTGAGGTAAATGCCGAGAAGTTTGGTTGTTATACACCAGGTACTTGGATACCGATTATTCCGGAAGAAGAATTGTTGGCAAAAAAACCAGATTACCTGATTGTGTTGCCGTGGCATTTTAGAAGATTTTTTGAGAATAATGCAAAGTTTGCTGGCATGCATTTGGTTTTTCCATTGCCGCAGGTTGAAGTGGTATGA
- a CDS encoding DegT/DnrJ/EryC1/StrS family aminotransferase: MQLAINGGVAIRNVPFAPWPYFAQDEIDAVTQVLGSGRVNYWTGDVCKCFEQAYAEYTGAKYAIALANGTLALELALYALDIGAGDEVIVPSRTFIASASCVVARGATPVIADIDAVTQNLTMETIRAVVTPRTRAIIAVHLAGWPCDMDAIMAFAREHNLKVIEDCAQAHGATYNGKPVGNLGDLAAFSFCQDKIITTGGEGGMLLLNDEALWKKAWAYKDHGKSWDAVNLRQHPPGFRWLHESFGTNWRMTEMQAAIGLRQLAKLDDWRQKRQTHAQLLNAGLAHHEALRLTVPPAGIGHAYYKYYAFLRLGKLKPEWDQSRIVAAINTEGVPCYTGSSSEIYRELAFVNQGLGPSQRLPVAQVLGETSLMFLVHPTLTDADMRDICQAVGKVMNQATLAD; this comes from the coding sequence ATGCAATTAGCAATCAATGGCGGTGTCGCCATACGCAATGTGCCGTTTGCACCCTGGCCGTATTTTGCACAGGATGAAATTGACGCTGTGACCCAGGTATTAGGCAGTGGTCGGGTAAATTACTGGACGGGGGATGTGTGCAAGTGTTTTGAACAAGCTTACGCTGAATATACCGGTGCCAAATACGCTATTGCTTTGGCTAACGGTACGTTGGCGCTGGAGCTTGCGCTATATGCGCTTGATATTGGTGCCGGTGATGAGGTGATTGTGCCTAGTCGCACTTTTATCGCTTCGGCCAGTTGTGTGGTGGCACGCGGTGCCACTCCGGTGATTGCAGATATTGATGCAGTAACGCAGAACTTAACCATGGAGACGATACGTGCTGTGGTAACGCCGCGGACGCGAGCCATTATTGCTGTGCATCTGGCTGGCTGGCCCTGCGATATGGATGCGATCATGGCCTTCGCGCGTGAACACAATCTGAAAGTGATCGAAGATTGTGCGCAAGCGCACGGTGCCACCTACAATGGTAAACCGGTAGGCAACCTGGGGGATTTGGCAGCATTTTCGTTTTGTCAGGATAAGATTATTACTACGGGCGGTGAAGGCGGTATGCTATTGCTCAATGACGAGGCGCTATGGAAAAAAGCCTGGGCCTATAAAGATCATGGCAAAAGCTGGGATGCGGTCAATTTGCGTCAGCACCCGCCCGGATTTCGCTGGTTGCATGAGTCCTTCGGTACCAACTGGCGGATGACGGAGATGCAAGCGGCAATTGGCTTACGGCAATTGGCCAAGCTGGATGACTGGCGGCAAAAGCGCCAGACGCATGCGCAATTGTTGAATGCCGGATTGGCTCACCATGAGGCGTTGCGATTGACCGTGCCGCCTGCCGGGATTGGTCATGCTTACTATAAATATTATGCGTTTTTGCGTTTGGGAAAACTGAAACCAGAGTGGGATCAGTCACGCATTGTAGCTGCCATTAATACTGAGGGCGTGCCTTGTTATACGGGGAGCTCCAGTGAGATCTATCGTGAATTGGCGTTTGTTAATCAGGGTTTAGGGCCATCGCAACGCTTGCCAGTTGCACAAGTTCTGGGTGAAACCAGTTTGATGTTCCTCGTGCACCCCACGCTTACTGATGCGGATATGCGCGACATTTGTCAGGCTGTGGGTAAGGTTATGAATCAAGCGACGCTCGCCGACTAA
- a CDS encoding AbrB/MazE/SpoVT family DNA-binding domain-containing protein, with protein MYAATLTEKFQIGIPKAFRDDLGLKAGQQFVFVAKGDAIIMIPRRDIKAVRGLFKGANTDNLRDRVDRF; from the coding sequence ATGTACGCTGCGACACTCACTGAAAAATTTCAAATTGGTATTCCCAAGGCGTTTCGGGATGATCTTGGGTTGAAAGCCGGGCAACAATTTGTTTTTGTTGCCAAGGGGGACGCCATTATCATGATTCCCCGTCGCGATATTAAGGCTGTGCGCGGTTTGTTCAAAGGCGCTAACACTGATAACTTGCGTGATCGTGTGGACCGATTCTGA